One region of Mycolicibacterium rhodesiae NBB3 genomic DNA includes:
- a CDS encoding nucleoside hydrolase, which yields MTLPVFVDVDTGVDDAMALMYLFASSDADVVGIASTAGNVPVEQVCANNLGLLELCGLDIPVSKGAEQPITAPLRTAEDTHGPEGMGYAQLPATDRELTAHDAADAWIRAAHAHPGELVAIAVGPLTNLALALRREPALPKLLRRLVIMGGAFDYRGNTTPVAEWNISVDPEAAAEVFAGWGAAWGLEPPRHLPIVLGLNLTENIAMTPALLSRLATAAESSTTPMSVLDDRGTRSNASNPLIAVLEDAMRFYFEFHFDQNEGYLAHLHDPLAAAVVLDPDLVTCRPTTVDVELTGTLTRGMTIADWSNRWGREPNALIGVDVDPKAFFDRFIARVGAFAKKLG from the coding sequence GTGACGCTGCCCGTCTTCGTCGACGTCGATACCGGCGTCGACGATGCGATGGCATTGATGTACCTGTTCGCCAGCAGCGACGCCGACGTCGTAGGGATCGCCTCGACGGCGGGAAACGTTCCCGTAGAACAGGTCTGTGCCAACAACCTGGGGCTGCTGGAGCTTTGCGGACTGGACATCCCCGTGTCCAAAGGAGCCGAGCAGCCGATCACGGCACCGCTGCGGACCGCCGAAGACACCCACGGACCCGAGGGCATGGGTTATGCGCAGTTGCCTGCGACGGACCGCGAACTCACCGCGCACGACGCCGCCGACGCGTGGATCCGTGCGGCGCATGCACATCCCGGTGAGTTGGTGGCCATAGCCGTCGGTCCGCTGACGAACCTGGCACTGGCCCTGCGGAGGGAACCGGCGCTGCCGAAATTGTTGCGGCGCCTTGTCATCATGGGCGGCGCATTCGACTATCGCGGCAACACCACACCGGTCGCGGAGTGGAACATCAGCGTCGACCCGGAGGCCGCCGCCGAGGTCTTCGCGGGGTGGGGTGCGGCGTGGGGACTCGAACCTCCGCGACATCTCCCGATCGTGCTGGGTCTGAACCTGACCGAGAACATCGCGATGACACCCGCGCTGCTTAGCCGGCTCGCAACGGCGGCGGAGTCGTCGACGACTCCGATGAGCGTGCTGGACGATCGCGGCACGAGGTCGAACGCATCGAATCCGCTGATCGCGGTGCTCGAGGACGCGATGCGGTTCTACTTCGAGTTCCACTTCGACCAGAACGAGGGTTATCTGGCGCATCTGCACGACCCGCTGGCCGCCGCGGTGGTGCTGGATCCCGATCTGGTCACGTGCCGGCCCACCACGGTCGACGTCGAGCTGACCGGCACCCTGACCCGAGGCATGACGATCGCGGACTGGAGCAACCGGTGGGGCCGGGAGCCCAACGCGCTCATCGGTGTTGACGTCGACCCGAAGGCGTTCTTCGACCGGTTCATCGCACGGGTGGGCGCGTTCGCCAAGAAACTCGGTTGA
- a CDS encoding DNA polymerase Y family protein has translation MDWPAVAAAAAAGLAPTAPVAVTLANRVIACSAAARSVGVRRGLRRRESQARCPDLHVVTADPARDARHFEGVTAAVDDLVPRAEVLRPGLLVLPVRGAARYFGSEQAAAERLVDAVAAAGAECQVGVADHLPTAVFAARAGRIVEPGKDALFLSTLSIRQLATEPSLAAPGREDLADLLWRMGVRNIGQFAALSRSDVASRFGADAVTAHRFARGESTRGPSGREPEQELDAVMDCDPPIDRVDAAAFAGRSLAGTLHRSLEASGAGCTRLAIHAITANGEELERVWRCAEPLTEDATADRVRWQLDGWLNRRNRDDRPTAPVTVIRLRPVELVSAEALQLPLWGGIGEEDRLRARRALVRVQGLLGPEAVQVPMLSGGRGPAERITFTPLGDEQVPRADPAQPWPGQLPEPSPTVLLDDPVELFDAGGKPVRVTGRGLFSADPSRLVVFGREDRLSWWAGPWPVDERWWDPELAKTGRTARAQVLLDGKPGQALLLCYRQRRWFLEGIYE, from the coding sequence ATGGACTGGCCCGCGGTCGCCGCCGCGGCGGCGGCGGGATTGGCTCCGACGGCGCCGGTCGCGGTGACGTTGGCCAACCGGGTCATCGCCTGCTCGGCGGCGGCCCGGTCGGTGGGTGTGCGTCGAGGGTTGCGCCGTCGGGAATCGCAGGCCAGGTGTCCGGATCTGCACGTCGTCACTGCCGATCCGGCGCGCGATGCCCGTCATTTCGAAGGCGTGACGGCCGCGGTGGACGATCTGGTGCCGCGGGCCGAGGTTCTGCGGCCCGGCTTGCTGGTGCTGCCGGTGCGCGGGGCGGCCCGTTACTTCGGGTCCGAACAGGCCGCCGCCGAGCGGCTGGTCGACGCGGTGGCCGCCGCCGGAGCCGAATGCCAGGTCGGCGTCGCCGATCACCTGCCCACTGCAGTATTCGCCGCGCGGGCAGGACGGATCGTGGAGCCCGGCAAGGACGCCCTGTTCCTGTCGACGCTGTCGATCCGGCAGTTGGCCACCGAGCCGAGTCTGGCTGCGCCGGGGCGTGAAGACCTGGCAGACCTGTTGTGGCGCATGGGAGTACGTAACATCGGTCAGTTCGCGGCGTTGTCTCGCAGCGATGTGGCCTCGCGGTTCGGCGCCGACGCGGTGACCGCACACCGGTTTGCCCGCGGCGAGTCCACCCGCGGTCCTTCGGGTCGCGAACCCGAGCAGGAGCTCGACGCCGTCATGGATTGCGACCCGCCCATCGATCGGGTGGATGCCGCCGCGTTCGCCGGTCGCTCGCTGGCGGGCACCCTGCACCGCAGCTTGGAGGCATCCGGGGCGGGGTGCACCCGGCTTGCCATTCACGCCATCACTGCCAATGGCGAAGAGCTGGAACGGGTTTGGCGTTGTGCCGAACCGCTGACCGAGGATGCCACGGCGGACCGGGTGCGCTGGCAGCTGGACGGCTGGTTGAACCGGCGCAACCGCGACGATCGGCCCACCGCGCCGGTCACCGTGATCCGGCTGCGTCCGGTCGAACTCGTCTCGGCCGAGGCGTTGCAGCTGCCGTTGTGGGGTGGCATCGGAGAGGAGGACCGGCTGCGGGCCCGTCGTGCACTGGTGCGGGTACAGGGTCTGCTCGGACCTGAGGCGGTCCAGGTGCCGATGCTCAGCGGTGGTCGCGGGCCTGCTGAACGCATCACTTTCACGCCGCTGGGTGACGAGCAGGTACCGCGTGCCGATCCTGCTCAGCCCTGGCCTGGCCAGCTTCCCGAACCGTCACCGACGGTGCTGCTCGACGATCCGGTCGAACTGTTCGACGCCGGCGGGAAGCCGGTGCGGGTGACCGGCCGCGGATTGTTCTCCGCGGACCCGTCGCGTCTGGTCGTGTTCGGCCGGGAGGATCGGCTGTCCTGGTGGGCCGGGCCGTGGCCGGTCGACGAGCGGTGGTGGGATCCGGAGCTTGCGAAGACAGGGCGTACGGCCAGGGCGCAGGTGCTGCTGGACGGCAAGCCGGGGCAAGCGCTGCTGCTGTGCTATCGGCAGAGGAGGTGGTTCCTCGAGGGGATCTACGAATAA
- a CDS encoding alpha/beta hydrolase → MRERGSLRSRSAASISSMTLRQISAVLPSDQAWGVWLSRQIVARIMDTFGPPLTGTHVQRVDTRTSDGRRVIGEWVFGHGVARTGPDSAIYFIHGSGFVLCSPRTHRRLASWLSHLTGLPVFSIDYRLAPKHRFPTAADDVRTGWDWLTHENGLAPERTVVAGDSAGGHLAVDLLLQSDIAHPAALALLSPVLDLTFALARTRERLRRDPAIRSADAFRLVELYCTGIDSTHPRLQLDVAAGRPLPATLIQAGGAEMLAADAIALAEHIRTAGGTCELEVWPDQVHVFQALPRLTPEARPAMRRVASFLSQALGDNAIDQAAG, encoded by the coding sequence ATGCGCGAGCGTGGTTCGCTGCGCTCGCGCAGCGCGGCATCGATCAGCAGCATGACCCTGCGGCAGATCAGCGCCGTACTCCCGTCGGATCAGGCGTGGGGTGTATGGCTTTCGCGTCAGATCGTGGCCCGCATCATGGATACGTTCGGCCCACCGTTGACCGGCACGCACGTACAACGTGTCGACACCAGGACGTCTGACGGTCGTCGCGTCATCGGCGAATGGGTTTTCGGCCACGGTGTCGCGCGCACCGGTCCAGATTCAGCGATCTACTTCATCCACGGCAGCGGATTCGTCCTCTGTTCGCCGCGCACACATCGCAGGCTGGCGTCGTGGCTTTCGCATCTGACAGGGCTGCCGGTTTTCTCCATCGACTACCGACTCGCGCCCAAACACCGGTTCCCCACCGCCGCAGACGATGTCCGTACCGGATGGGACTGGCTGACACACGAGAACGGCCTCGCACCTGAGCGAACAGTCGTCGCAGGCGATTCCGCGGGCGGACACCTCGCCGTCGACCTCTTGTTGCAATCCGACATCGCCCATCCCGCCGCACTCGCACTGCTCTCACCCGTACTGGATCTGACGTTCGCCCTGGCTCGTACACGCGAACGGCTGCGCCGCGACCCGGCCATCCGCTCGGCGGATGCCTTTCGGCTCGTCGAGTTGTACTGCACCGGAATCGATTCGACACATCCTCGCCTGCAGCTCGACGTGGCGGCGGGACGCCCGCTGCCCGCGACGCTGATCCAGGCGGGCGGTGCCGAGATGCTGGCCGCCGACGCGATCGCGCTGGCCGAGCACATCCGCACCGCGGGCGGCACCTGTGAACTGGAGGTGTGGCCCGACCAGGTACACGTCTTCCAGGCACTGCCCCGGCTGACGCCCGAGGCACGCCCTGCGATGCGCCGAGTCGCATCGTTCCTCTCACAGGCGTTGGGAGACAACGCCATCGACCAGGCAGCGGGGTAA
- a CDS encoding SDR family NAD(P)-dependent oxidoreductase, with protein sequence MGLFGSKKRSHDAAAVITGAGSGIGAAFAKELARRGGRVVCSDVDEIAAKATANAILENGGDALALPCDVSQIDDVTALAAEAQCWFGGPPTVVINNAGVGAGGVPIGEMSLDDWQWVLDINLWGPIHGCHVFAPILREAGYGGIINVASAAAFGAAPGMAAYNVSKAGTLSLSETLAAELSGTGVNVTVLCPTFVKTNIVDAGRISAKSTQLADRLMRWTGFSPQRVARTCLDTLDRGGLYCMPQPDARIGWGIKRFTPTVYTRAVGLTTRVTTP encoded by the coding sequence ATGGGCCTGTTCGGCTCGAAGAAGCGCAGCCATGACGCCGCGGCAGTCATCACCGGCGCGGGTAGCGGCATCGGCGCGGCGTTCGCGAAAGAACTCGCCAGGCGCGGCGGCCGCGTGGTGTGCAGCGACGTCGACGAGATCGCCGCCAAAGCCACCGCCAACGCCATCCTCGAAAACGGCGGTGATGCGCTCGCATTACCCTGCGACGTCTCGCAGATCGACGACGTCACAGCGCTGGCCGCCGAGGCGCAGTGCTGGTTCGGCGGCCCGCCCACCGTGGTGATCAACAACGCAGGCGTCGGCGCGGGCGGCGTGCCGATCGGGGAAATGAGCCTGGACGATTGGCAGTGGGTCCTCGACATCAATCTGTGGGGGCCGATCCACGGCTGCCACGTGTTCGCACCGATCCTGCGCGAGGCGGGATATGGCGGAATCATCAACGTCGCATCGGCGGCGGCCTTCGGCGCGGCACCCGGTATGGCCGCCTACAACGTCAGCAAGGCGGGCACGCTGTCGCTGTCGGAAACATTGGCCGCCGAACTGTCCGGCACCGGCGTCAACGTCACGGTGCTGTGCCCGACGTTCGTCAAGACGAACATCGTGGACGCCGGCCGGATATCCGCCAAGTCAACGCAGCTCGCCGACCGGCTGATGCGGTGGACCGGCTTCTCTCCCCAGCGCGTCGCCCGCACCTGCCTGGACACCCTCGACCGTGGCGGCCTGTACTGCATGCCACAGCCCGACGCCCGGATCGGCTGGGGCATCAAGCGTTTCACCCCGACGGTGTACACCCGCGCTGTCGGTCTCACCACCCGCGTCACCACCCCCTAG
- a CDS encoding flavin-containing monooxygenase — MMPTDIYDTLIVGAGFTGIGAGIKLCEAGVDDFVILERSDRVGGTWRDNTYPGAACDVPSLLYSYSFVKNSSWSRAYSPADEICRHIEDMTEEFDIIRRIRFGVEVNGLEFDEKTGVWTVKTTGRKRFCARTVVMASGPLPDHKWPEIRGLDTYEGHKIHSAQWDHDYDFSGKRVAVIGTGASAVQIVPELVKQAEFVKVFQRTPGWVMPRLDGSTPEAAKVLFAKVPAVQELARQALFWGHEITATAMVWDTPLTGLVARLGKAHLRRAVKDPWLRRQLTPDFRPGCKRMLISSDYYPALQMDNCKLIDWPIATMSPVGIRTSDGVEHHLDCIVFATGYDVHLTGPPYEVTGLGGRSLSQEWAAGAQAYKSINAHGYPNLFFMTGPNSGPGHNSLLVYVEGQLDYAVSGITTILRENLKYLDVRQDVQTRYNEGIQKRLTKTTWMSGCSSWYLTADGFNASMYPGFATQYLRQMRDFRFGDYVAVEHGVRTAGGALSSA; from the coding sequence ATGATGCCCACTGACATCTACGACACCCTCATTGTCGGCGCCGGGTTCACGGGTATCGGCGCGGGGATCAAGCTCTGCGAGGCGGGTGTCGACGACTTCGTCATCCTGGAGCGCAGCGACCGCGTCGGCGGAACCTGGCGGGACAACACGTATCCCGGTGCGGCGTGCGATGTTCCGTCGCTGCTGTATTCGTATTCATTCGTGAAGAACTCGTCATGGTCGCGGGCCTACTCCCCCGCCGACGAGATCTGCCGCCACATCGAGGACATGACCGAAGAGTTCGACATCATACGTCGCATCCGATTCGGCGTAGAGGTCAACGGTCTCGAGTTCGACGAGAAGACCGGCGTCTGGACGGTGAAAACCACAGGCCGCAAACGGTTCTGCGCCCGCACCGTGGTGATGGCGTCCGGCCCGCTGCCCGACCACAAATGGCCGGAGATCCGCGGCCTGGACACCTACGAAGGCCACAAGATCCACAGCGCGCAGTGGGATCACGACTACGACTTCTCCGGCAAGCGCGTCGCGGTCATCGGCACCGGCGCAAGCGCCGTGCAGATCGTGCCCGAACTGGTGAAGCAGGCCGAGTTCGTCAAGGTCTTCCAGCGCACACCGGGCTGGGTGATGCCCCGCCTGGACGGTTCCACACCTGAGGCCGCAAAGGTATTGTTCGCCAAAGTTCCTGCAGTGCAGGAACTTGCGCGCCAGGCCCTGTTCTGGGGTCACGAGATCACCGCCACCGCGATGGTGTGGGACACGCCGCTGACGGGTCTGGTCGCCCGGCTGGGCAAGGCCCACCTGCGCAGAGCGGTCAAAGATCCCTGGCTGCGCCGCCAGCTCACCCCGGATTTCAGGCCGGGCTGCAAGCGGATGCTGATCTCCAGCGACTATTACCCTGCGCTGCAAATGGACAACTGCAAGCTCATCGACTGGCCGATCGCGACCATGAGTCCGGTCGGCATCCGGACCAGCGACGGTGTCGAGCATCACCTGGACTGCATCGTGTTCGCCACCGGGTACGACGTGCATCTCACCGGACCGCCGTATGAGGTCACCGGACTCGGCGGCCGCTCGCTGTCGCAGGAGTGGGCAGCCGGGGCGCAGGCATACAAGAGCATCAACGCCCACGGTTATCCCAACCTGTTCTTCATGACGGGCCCCAACTCCGGCCCGGGGCACAACTCACTACTGGTGTACGTCGAGGGTCAACTCGACTACGCGGTCAGCGGCATCACCACGATCCTGCGGGAGAACCTGAAGTATCTGGACGTGCGCCAAGACGTCCAGACTCGGTACAACGAGGGCATCCAGAAGCGTCTCACCAAGACGACGTGGATGTCGGGGTGCAGCAGCTGGTATCTGACCGCCGACGGGTTCAACGCCTCGATGTACCCCGGCTTCGCCACGCAGTATCTTCGTCAGATGAGGGATTTCCGGTTCGGTGACTACGTCGCCGTCGAGCACGGCGTCCGCACCGCCGGCGGTGCCCTCTCCAGCGCATGA
- a CDS encoding MerR family transcriptional regulator — MTNPPDKARQQAGAISAILKSLRRAPRRVRRGSRDVIETAVSQLFDAAVRHPHGTTESGEYRIDDLARLAGTATRNIRVYRDRGLLHPPLRVGRIALFNDTHLTRLRLISSMLDRGYNISHVREMLTAWEQGKDLGDMLGIESAIAGSWATEKPERMSVADARRLVDDDPGFDRMVGLGLIKLEDGEAVVVRPKLIEAFTEIRQYDVAYDKLIDLHEQISPLLDQISGLLVQAGIEEVLHRVNPGAALPPDTEVAELITMLVRFRTQAVSAVSATLAYSIESTIETTVGQILSEFIEKEPPDDGDA, encoded by the coding sequence ATGACCAATCCGCCCGACAAGGCACGCCAGCAGGCGGGGGCGATCTCGGCGATCCTCAAGAGCCTGCGGCGCGCACCCCGGCGCGTGCGCCGCGGATCTCGCGACGTCATCGAGACCGCGGTGTCGCAGTTATTCGACGCTGCGGTACGTCATCCGCACGGCACCACCGAATCCGGCGAGTACCGCATCGACGACCTCGCCCGCCTGGCGGGCACGGCGACCCGCAACATCCGCGTGTACCGCGATCGAGGCCTGCTGCATCCGCCGTTGCGTGTGGGTCGGATCGCGCTGTTCAACGACACGCACCTCACCCGGCTGCGGCTGATCTCCTCGATGCTCGATCGCGGATACAACATCTCGCATGTGCGCGAAATGCTCACCGCATGGGAACAGGGCAAGGACCTGGGCGACATGCTGGGTATCGAATCCGCGATCGCGGGCAGCTGGGCGACCGAGAAGCCCGAGCGGATGAGCGTCGCCGATGCCCGACGGCTCGTGGACGACGATCCCGGATTCGACCGCATGGTCGGGCTGGGCCTGATCAAACTCGAAGACGGGGAAGCGGTCGTCGTGCGCCCCAAGCTGATCGAGGCGTTCACCGAGATCAGGCAGTACGACGTCGCCTACGACAAGCTCATCGACCTGCACGAGCAGATCTCGCCGCTGCTCGATCAGATCAGTGGACTGCTGGTGCAGGCAGGCATCGAGGAGGTGCTGCACCGGGTGAACCCCGGCGCCGCCCTACCGCCGGATACCGAAGTGGCCGAACTGATCACGATGCTGGTCCGGTTCCGCACCCAGGCCGTGTCCGCGGTCTCGGCGACGCTGGCCTACTCCATCGAATCCACCATCGAGACGACGGTCGGTCAGATACTGAGTGAGTTCATCGAGAAGGAGCCACCGGACGACGGCGACGCGTGA
- the guaA gene encoding glutamine-hydrolyzing GMP synthase, which translates to MTTGSPRPVLVVDFGAQYAQLIARRVREARVFSEVIPHTASLEEIKARDPQAIVLSGGPASVYEQGAPQLNAEIFDLGVPVFGICYGFQAMAQALGGTVAHTGTSEFGRTELKVTGGELHSDLPETQPVWMSHGDAVTAAPDGFEVVAASAGAPVAAFENRAKALAGVQYHPEVMHTPHGQQILSRFLHEFAGIDSSWTPANIADALVDQVREQIGDGRAICGLSGGVDSAVAAALVQRAIGDRLTCVFVDHGLLRAGERAQVQRDFVAATGANLVTVDVADRFLEALSGVTDPEGKRKIIGRQFIRAFEGAVREIAGDTGSEVDFLVQGTLYPDVVESGGGTGTANIKSHHNVGGLPDDLKFKLVEPLRLLFKDEVRAVGRELGLPEEIVARQPFPGPGLGIRIVGEVTADRLETLRRADSIAREELTVAGLDNQIWQCPVVLLAGVRSVGVQGDGRTYGHPIVLRPVSSEDAMTADWTRVPYEVLERISTRITNEVREVNRVVLDITSKPPGTIEWE; encoded by the coding sequence GTGACAACAGGTTCTCCCCGTCCCGTCTTGGTCGTCGACTTCGGCGCGCAGTACGCGCAGCTGATCGCACGGCGGGTGCGCGAGGCCCGGGTGTTCTCCGAGGTCATCCCGCACACGGCCAGCCTCGAGGAGATCAAGGCCCGTGACCCGCAGGCCATCGTGCTGTCCGGCGGCCCCGCGAGTGTCTACGAGCAGGGCGCGCCCCAGCTGAACGCCGAGATCTTCGACCTCGGAGTGCCGGTGTTCGGCATCTGCTACGGCTTTCAGGCGATGGCGCAGGCCCTCGGCGGAACTGTCGCCCACACCGGCACCAGCGAGTTCGGTCGCACCGAGCTGAAAGTGACTGGGGGAGAACTTCATTCCGATCTGCCCGAAACCCAGCCGGTCTGGATGAGCCACGGCGACGCCGTCACCGCCGCGCCGGACGGTTTCGAGGTCGTCGCGGCCAGTGCGGGTGCACCCGTCGCGGCGTTCGAGAACCGCGCCAAGGCCCTGGCAGGAGTGCAGTATCACCCGGAGGTCATGCACACTCCGCACGGCCAGCAGATACTCAGCAGGTTCCTGCACGAATTCGCCGGTATCGACTCGTCGTGGACTCCCGCGAACATCGCCGACGCACTCGTCGACCAGGTGCGCGAGCAGATCGGCGACGGGCGGGCGATCTGCGGCCTGTCCGGCGGGGTGGACTCCGCGGTGGCCGCCGCTCTGGTGCAGCGTGCCATCGGCGACCGGCTGACGTGCGTCTTCGTCGACCACGGGCTGCTGCGGGCCGGGGAACGCGCGCAGGTACAGCGCGATTTCGTGGCTGCGACCGGCGCCAACCTGGTGACCGTCGACGTCGCCGACCGATTCCTGGAAGCGCTTTCGGGCGTGACCGATCCCGAAGGTAAGCGCAAGATCATCGGCAGGCAGTTCATCCGTGCGTTCGAGGGCGCCGTCCGAGAAATCGCTGGCGATACCGGTTCTGAGGTGGACTTCCTGGTGCAGGGCACGCTGTACCCGGATGTGGTGGAGTCCGGCGGCGGCACGGGAACGGCGAACATCAAGAGCCATCACAACGTCGGCGGCCTGCCGGACGATCTGAAGTTCAAACTCGTCGAGCCACTGCGGCTGCTGTTCAAGGACGAGGTGCGCGCGGTCGGTCGCGAACTCGGACTGCCTGAGGAAATCGTTGCGCGCCAACCCTTCCCGGGCCCAGGGCTCGGCATCCGCATCGTCGGCGAGGTGACTGCGGACCGGCTGGAGACGCTGCGACGCGCCGACTCGATCGCGCGCGAGGAACTGACCGTCGCGGGTCTGGACAACCAGATCTGGCAGTGCCCCGTGGTGCTGCTCGCCGGAGTCCGTTCGGTGGGGGTGCAGGGTGACGGCCGTACCTACGGTCATCCGATCGTGCTCCGCCCGGTGTCCAGCGAGGACGCGATGACCGCCGACTGGACGCGGGTGCCCTACGAGGTTCTGGAACGCATCTCCACGCGGATCACCAACGAGGTTCGCGAGGTCAACCGCGTGGTGCTGGACATCACCAGCAAGCCGCCGGGCACCATCGAGTGGGAATGA
- a CDS encoding LLM class flavin-dependent oxidoreductase produces the protein MTKKKAHLLGFVQHGVMNHASTMWAHPRDKVGYHWSRPEYWRDLGRTMERGLFDAMFIADELAPYTTYKGSSDPVVKFAGQCPVHEPASVVPIVGAFTKHLGIGITLSTSFVPPYMMARQLSTLDHLTGGRVGWNIVTSYSKSEFQAMGKENLTPRDKRYEVVEEYMQLLYQLWDSWDDDAIVYDRENGVFADPAKVREVDFQGEFFQSKGRHFVAPSPQKRPVLWQAGSSEQGREFAAKHAESVFGIFPTPKSMRAYADDIRTRASDAGRDPESVKLIYGLQTIIDRDKGRANDRYAEFVEKVQIESALGILSGHTGFDFSTLDLDDNVVDADVQGIRGLFDAILEAKDGAPVTVREAAQIYGVSMGAPVAVGTPSDVADQMEQYLDEGGCNGFMMLATDTPGCFNDMTELLVPELQRRGRFRTRYPGTTLRESLQEY, from the coding sequence GTGACCAAGAAAAAGGCTCACCTGCTGGGATTCGTCCAGCACGGCGTGATGAACCACGCGTCCACGATGTGGGCGCACCCGCGGGACAAGGTCGGCTACCACTGGTCTCGGCCGGAGTACTGGCGTGATCTCGGCCGCACCATGGAGCGTGGCCTGTTCGACGCGATGTTCATCGCCGACGAACTGGCGCCGTACACGACCTACAAGGGTAGCTCGGATCCGGTGGTGAAGTTCGCGGGCCAGTGTCCGGTGCACGAGCCCGCCAGCGTCGTCCCGATCGTCGGGGCGTTCACCAAACACCTCGGGATCGGCATCACGTTGTCGACGTCATTCGTGCCGCCGTACATGATGGCCCGTCAGCTGTCCACGCTGGATCACCTGACCGGCGGCCGGGTCGGCTGGAACATCGTGACGTCCTACTCCAAGAGCGAGTTCCAGGCGATGGGCAAGGAGAACCTGACGCCGCGCGACAAACGCTACGAGGTGGTCGAAGAGTACATGCAGCTGCTGTATCAGCTGTGGGACTCGTGGGACGACGACGCGATCGTCTACGACCGCGAGAACGGTGTGTTCGCCGACCCCGCGAAGGTGCGGGAAGTCGACTTTCAAGGAGAGTTCTTCCAATCCAAGGGTCGCCACTTCGTCGCACCCTCGCCACAGAAACGGCCCGTGTTGTGGCAGGCGGGATCCTCGGAACAGGGCCGCGAATTCGCTGCCAAGCACGCAGAATCCGTGTTCGGCATCTTTCCGACACCGAAGAGCATGCGGGCTTACGCGGACGACATCCGTACCCGCGCCAGCGATGCCGGCCGCGACCCGGAGTCGGTCAAGCTGATCTACGGCTTGCAAACCATCATCGATCGAGACAAAGGCCGCGCCAACGACCGCTACGCCGAGTTCGTCGAGAAGGTGCAGATCGAGAGCGCGCTCGGAATCCTTTCCGGCCACACCGGTTTCGATTTCTCGACACTCGACCTCGATGACAACGTGGTCGATGCCGACGTGCAAGGCATCCGCGGTCTGTTCGACGCGATCCTGGAGGCCAAGGACGGTGCCCCGGTGACTGTGCGCGAGGCCGCGCAGATCTACGGCGTTTCGATGGGCGCACCCGTGGCTGTCGGTACTCCGTCCGATGTCGCCGACCAGATGGAGCAGTATCTCGACGAGGGCGGCTGCAACGGGTTCATGATGCTGGCGACCGACACGCCTGGCTGCTTCAACGACATGACCGAGCTGCTGGTACCCGAGTTGCAGCGACGCGGCCGCTTCCGCACCCGCTACCCGGGCACCACACTGCGCGAGAGCCTGCAGGAGTACTGA